A DNA window from Halomonas zincidurans B6 contains the following coding sequences:
- a CDS encoding TAXI family TRAP transporter solute-binding subunit has translation MCNKLAKRILAATLGLALTTSMAWAQSTSFITIGSGSTSGLYYPTAVGIANILNNADVGLRANARSTGASVFNANAIGEGSMQMGMMQNNIAYYAYNGTGVEAFENNQIENLRGLVGLYPEAIHILARADAGIESVADLAGKRVYVGDVGSGTEQDAKNIMGAFDLTFDDLQATVRGSSGNAVGLLRDDQIAAMFYTVGLGSSAIVEAAQTAPITVVSISEEELGQLQEEYAFYTPFTIPGGTYPGVDEDVQTVTLKAMLAASSELSEDDVYTFMNTIFNEKLEAFYNDVQNPNLDKYFTVKSALEGMSIPLHAGAVKFFEEQGVEIPSELMPPESDGAQPASE, from the coding sequence ATGTGCAACAAGCTCGCTAAACGCATTCTGGCGGCAACTCTTGGCCTGGCGTTGACGACGTCCATGGCCTGGGCTCAATCCACTTCCTTCATCACCATCGGCTCGGGATCGACGTCCGGGCTGTATTACCCGACCGCAGTCGGTATCGCCAACATCCTCAACAATGCCGATGTCGGGTTGCGTGCCAACGCGCGCTCCACCGGCGCTTCGGTATTCAATGCCAATGCCATCGGCGAAGGCTCCATGCAGATGGGCATGATGCAGAACAATATCGCCTATTACGCCTATAACGGCACCGGCGTGGAAGCCTTCGAGAACAACCAGATCGAGAACCTGCGTGGCCTGGTGGGGCTGTACCCCGAGGCCATTCACATTCTGGCGCGGGCCGATGCCGGCATCGAGAGCGTGGCCGACCTGGCCGGCAAGCGCGTCTACGTGGGCGATGTGGGCTCGGGTACCGAGCAGGACGCCAAGAACATCATGGGCGCCTTCGATTTGACCTTCGATGACCTGCAGGCGACGGTGCGCGGCAGTTCGGGCAATGCCGTGGGGCTGCTGCGCGACGACCAGATCGCGGCGATGTTCTACACCGTCGGTCTGGGCTCGTCGGCCATCGTCGAGGCGGCGCAGACCGCGCCGATCACTGTGGTGTCGATTTCCGAGGAGGAGCTCGGCCAACTGCAGGAAGAATACGCCTTCTATACCCCATTCACGATACCCGGCGGTACCTACCCCGGTGTCGACGAGGACGTGCAGACAGTGACCCTGAAGGCCATGCTCGCCGCCTCGTCCGAGCTGTCCGAGGACGACGTCTATACCTTCATGAACACGATATTCAACGAGAAGCTGGAGGCCTTCTACAACGACGTTCAGAATCCCAACCTGGACAAGTATTTCACCGTGAAAAGCGCGCTCGAAGGCATGTCCATCCCGTTGCATGCCGGTGCCGTGAAGTTCTTCGAGGAACAGGGCGTCGAGATTCCCAGCGAGCTGATGCCACCCGAGTCGGATGGCGCTCAACCAGCATCCGAGTGA
- the nirD gene encoding nitrite reductase small subunit NirD, producing MHTATAIDNDVIWQPLCRKADLVAFSGVAAWLETASGTAQVALFYLPGYETELFAVDNRDPFSGANVIARGIVGDLKGEPVVASPLYKQHFRLADGVCLEDAAVRLRHWPVCFDDDKVMIGLG from the coding sequence ATGCACACAGCAACGGCAATCGACAACGACGTAATCTGGCAACCGCTGTGTCGCAAGGCCGACCTGGTCGCGTTTTCCGGCGTGGCGGCCTGGCTGGAGACGGCCAGCGGCACTGCGCAAGTAGCCCTGTTCTACCTTCCTGGTTACGAGACCGAGCTGTTCGCCGTCGACAACCGCGATCCGTTTTCCGGGGCCAATGTGATCGCCCGCGGCATCGTCGGTGACCTCAAGGGCGAGCCGGTGGTGGCCTCGCCGCTCTACAAGCAGCATTTCCGGCTCGCTGACGGCGTGTGTCTGGAAGACGCCGCGGTGCGCCTGCGCCATTGGCCGGTATGCTTCGACGACGACAAGGTGATGATCGGTCTCGGCTGA
- the nirB gene encoding nitrite reductase large subunit NirB, which produces MNKQRLIVIGNGMVGHHLVEQLIERDATQRFDIHVFGEERHPAYDRVHLSEYFTGRDAKSLALCDADHYASNGIELHLREAVTRIDRDARRVVTDRDSYPYDRLVLATGSYPFVPPIPGNDREGCLVYRTLDDLDAIRTAAASATTGVVVGGGLLGLEAANALRGLNLDTAVVEFAPRLMPMQVDAEGGELLREKIESLGVQVLTDRATQRIEDGEASAHRMVFQDDKVLEADLIVFSAGIRPRDELARECGLEIGERGGVTIDDRCQTSDPAILAIGECALWNESIFGLVAPGYQMAKVALATLTDDEETFRGADMSTKLKLLGVDVGAIGDAHGDRSPSARTFRYLDGIKQEYRKLVVSGDGRRLLGAMLVGDNATYDTLMQYYANGLELPEDPASLILPSSEGVPTLGADALPDSASICSCHNVTKGAICAAIDAGVTELAAVKGETRASTGCGGCAALLKSVVDSELEARGVEVDQSICEHFAHTRQALYSIVRVEGIRTFSELIAKHGQGLGCDICKPAVTSILASCFNEPITDAAHVPLQDTNDTFMANMQKNGTYSVVPRVPGGEITPDKLIVLGRVGEKYGLYTKVTGGQRIDLFGARLEDLPNIWRELLEAGFETGHAYAKSLRTVKSCVGSTWCRYGVADSVGMAIRLENRYKGLRSPHKLKLAVSGCTRECAEAQSKDVGVIATEHGWNLYVCGNGGMRPRHAELLATDLDDATLIKTIDRFLMFYVRTADRLQRTSVWRENLEGGLDYLRNVVCSDSLGLAEELEQQMQTVIDNYACEWAGALSDPEKLKRFRSFVNDARPDPEIIVTEERGQLRPA; this is translated from the coding sequence ATGAACAAGCAACGCCTGATCGTCATCGGCAACGGCATGGTCGGCCACCATCTGGTCGAACAACTGATCGAGCGTGACGCCACCCAGCGCTTCGACATTCACGTCTTCGGCGAGGAGCGCCACCCGGCCTACGATCGCGTGCACCTGTCGGAGTATTTCACCGGGCGCGATGCGAAGTCGCTGGCGCTGTGCGACGCCGATCATTACGCCTCCAACGGTATCGAGCTGCACCTGCGCGAGGCCGTGACCCGAATCGACCGCGACGCCCGCCGGGTCGTCACCGACCGCGATAGCTACCCTTACGACCGCCTGGTGCTGGCCACCGGCTCCTACCCTTTCGTGCCGCCGATTCCCGGCAACGACCGCGAGGGCTGCCTGGTCTATCGCACATTGGACGATCTCGACGCCATCCGTACGGCGGCCGCAAGCGCGACCACCGGCGTGGTGGTCGGCGGCGGCCTGCTGGGCCTGGAGGCGGCCAACGCCCTGCGCGGCCTGAACCTGGACACTGCCGTGGTGGAGTTCGCCCCCCGGCTGATGCCGATGCAAGTCGATGCCGAGGGCGGCGAACTGCTCCGCGAGAAGATCGAGTCGCTGGGCGTGCAGGTGCTCACCGACCGCGCCACCCAGCGCATCGAGGATGGCGAGGCGAGTGCCCATCGCATGGTGTTCCAGGACGACAAGGTGCTGGAGGCCGACCTCATCGTCTTCTCCGCCGGCATCCGCCCGCGCGACGAGCTGGCCCGGGAGTGCGGACTCGAGATCGGCGAGCGCGGCGGCGTGACGATCGACGACCGCTGCCAGACCAGCGATCCGGCGATCCTGGCCATCGGCGAGTGCGCACTGTGGAACGAGAGCATCTTCGGCCTGGTGGCCCCGGGCTATCAGATGGCCAAGGTGGCCCTCGCGACGCTGACCGATGACGAAGAGACCTTCCGCGGCGCCGACATGAGCACCAAGCTGAAACTGCTCGGCGTGGATGTCGGCGCGATCGGCGATGCCCACGGCGACCGTTCGCCCAGCGCGCGTACGTTCCGCTACCTGGATGGGATCAAGCAGGAGTATCGCAAGCTGGTGGTCTCCGGCGACGGCAGGAGGCTGCTCGGCGCGATGCTGGTCGGCGACAACGCCACCTACGATACCCTGATGCAGTACTACGCCAACGGTCTGGAACTGCCCGAGGACCCGGCCTCGCTGATCCTGCCCTCGTCCGAGGGCGTGCCGACGCTGGGCGCCGATGCCCTGCCCGATTCGGCGTCGATCTGCTCGTGCCACAACGTCACCAAGGGTGCGATCTGTGCGGCCATCGACGCCGGCGTCACCGAGCTTGCCGCGGTCAAGGGCGAAACCCGGGCCAGTACCGGCTGCGGCGGCTGCGCGGCGCTGCTCAAGAGCGTGGTCGACAGCGAGCTCGAGGCGCGCGGCGTCGAGGTCGACCAGTCGATCTGCGAACACTTCGCCCACACCCGCCAGGCGCTCTACTCGATCGTGCGCGTCGAGGGCATCAGGACCTTCAGCGAGCTGATTGCCAAGCATGGGCAAGGTTTAGGCTGCGACATCTGCAAGCCGGCGGTGACGTCGATCCTCGCCTCGTGCTTCAACGAGCCGATCACCGATGCCGCCCACGTGCCGTTGCAGGACACCAACGACACCTTCATGGCCAACATGCAGAAGAACGGCACCTACTCGGTGGTACCGCGCGTGCCCGGTGGCGAAATCACCCCGGACAAGCTGATCGTGCTCGGCCGGGTCGGCGAGAAGTACGGCCTGTATACCAAGGTCACCGGCGGCCAGCGTATCGATCTGTTCGGCGCACGACTCGAGGACCTGCCCAACATCTGGCGCGAATTGCTCGAGGCCGGCTTCGAGACCGGCCACGCCTATGCCAAGTCGCTGCGCACGGTGAAATCCTGCGTCGGCAGCACCTGGTGCCGCTACGGCGTAGCCGACAGCGTCGGCATGGCGATCCGGCTGGAGAATCGCTACAAGGGCCTGCGCTCGCCGCACAAGCTCAAGCTCGCCGTCTCCGGCTGCACCCGCGAGTGTGCCGAGGCACAGAGCAAGGACGTCGGGGTGATCGCCACCGAGCACGGCTGGAATCTCTATGTCTGCGGCAACGGCGGCATGCGCCCGCGCCACGCCGAACTGCTGGCCACCGACCTCGACGACGCGACGCTGATCAAGACCATCGACCGTTTCCTGATGTTCTACGTGCGCACCGCCGATCGCCTGCAGCGCACCTCGGTGTGGCGCGAGAACCTCGAAGGCGGGCTCGACTATCTCAGGAACGTGGTCTGCAGCGACAGCCTGGGCCTGGCCGAGGAGCTCGAGCAGCAGATGCAGACGGTCATCGACAACTACGCGTGCGAGTGGGCGGGCGCCCTCAGCGATCCGGAAAAGCTCAAGCGCTTCCGCAGCTTCGTCAACGACGCTCGCCCCGACCCCGAGATTATCGTCACCGAGGAACGCGGCCAATTGCGGCCAGCCTGA
- a CDS encoding NAD(P)/FAD-dependent oxidoreductase: MRSQEHLLIVGNGMAGHRLLAALLKHEHRPRRISVIGDECAPAYNRILLSPWLAGETEREALTLRDANWYAEQGVELMLGERAHDIDRERRRVTTGSGREIGYDRLVLATGSRPAMPDVAGIGLAGVQGFRDLDDAAALTRASRTGRRAVVIGGGLLGLEAAEGLRKRSQGKRGMRVCVLQRGERLMNRQLDATAAGLLRQELERRGLTIMTGARLAGCEDDGRGRVCAVRLEDGRRLPADCVVVAAGIVPNAELGRRAGLETARGIVVDAWLTTSDPMSHALGECCEFEGRTYGLVEPIWRQVEVLAARLCGASGDGYRERPNATKLKVSGISLYAFGPIEPDAGHEVLTYHDPQHGDYRRLLLRDNRIIGAILYGDTAFGPWYFEQSLAGRDLGACRQALLFGAGDAKPLLEEAA, translated from the coding sequence GTGCGATCCCAAGAGCACCTTTTGATTGTCGGCAACGGCATGGCGGGCCACCGCCTGCTGGCAGCCCTGCTCAAACATGAGCACCGGCCGCGACGGATCAGCGTGATTGGCGACGAGTGCGCCCCGGCCTACAACCGCATCCTGCTCTCGCCCTGGCTGGCCGGCGAGACCGAGCGCGAGGCGCTGACCCTGCGCGATGCCAACTGGTACGCCGAACAGGGCGTCGAGTTGATGCTCGGCGAGCGCGCCCACGACATCGACCGCGAGCGGCGCCGCGTGACCACCGGCAGCGGCCGCGAGATCGGCTACGACCGCCTGGTGCTGGCCACCGGCTCGCGCCCGGCGATGCCCGACGTGGCGGGTATCGGGCTCGCCGGCGTGCAGGGCTTTCGCGATCTCGACGATGCCGCCGCCCTGACCCGGGCCAGCCGCACCGGGCGGCGTGCGGTGGTGATCGGCGGCGGCCTGCTGGGGTTGGAGGCCGCCGAGGGGCTACGCAAACGAAGCCAGGGCAAGCGCGGGATGCGGGTCTGCGTGCTCCAGCGCGGCGAGCGACTGATGAACCGCCAGCTCGACGCCACGGCGGCGGGCCTGCTTCGCCAGGAGCTGGAGCGCCGCGGTCTCACGATCATGACCGGCGCCCGCCTGGCCGGTTGCGAGGACGACGGTCGAGGCCGTGTCTGCGCAGTGCGCCTCGAGGACGGCCGGCGGCTCCCGGCCGACTGCGTGGTGGTCGCCGCCGGTATCGTGCCCAACGCCGAGTTGGGCCGTCGGGCTGGCCTGGAGACGGCACGCGGCATCGTCGTCGATGCCTGGCTGACCACCAGCGACCCAATGAGCCACGCCCTCGGTGAATGCTGCGAGTTCGAGGGCCGCACCTACGGCCTGGTCGAGCCAATCTGGCGCCAGGTCGAGGTCCTCGCCGCGCGGCTGTGCGGCGCATCCGGCGACGGCTATCGCGAGCGCCCCAATGCCACCAAGCTCAAGGTCAGCGGCATTTCGCTTTACGCCTTCGGCCCCATCGAGCCCGACGCCGGGCACGAGGTGCTCACCTACCACGACCCGCAGCACGGCGACTACCGCCGCCTGCTGCTGCGCGACAACCGCATCATTGGCGCCATTCTCTACGGCGATACCGCCTTCGGCCCCTGGTACTTCGAGCAGTCGCTGGCCGGGCGCGATCTCGGCGCCTGCCGTCAGGCCCTGCTTTTCGGCGCCGGCGACGCCAAACCGCTTCTCGAGGAGGCCGCATAG
- a CDS encoding TRAP transporter permease, with product MAEPPTDNETGKATDEDLAEAQRIVKASEFGARVPRWAWQRWLLVLVAVGWSLFQLYATYSGALSPQKLGAIHLAFGFALAFLAYPAKHGSTQRIPWYDWLLAIVGVATALYIVVNYYNLIAVQGGLPITRDVWMGSALLIALTLAASRIVGIALPIIAGIVVLYGITGPAGIIPLTPPDVIFLHNGYDWRQIIQQLYITTEGIWGTPIQVSASFVFLFVLFGALLDRAGAGQYFVDLAYSGLGTYRGGPAKAAVVASLLTGVVSGSSTANTVTTGTFTIPLMKRLGYPGVKAGATECAASTNGQLMPPIMGAAAFIMATFLNMPYSQLIIYAIVPALLSYLALLFTVHLEALKLNLAGMPRAELPPFWPTFIKGVHYLIPVAFLLYELMWVQLTPERSALNALFVLIALILVQEAWRGVRGNGASGLAAGLWKGGKAVFQGLEMGARNMTTIAIATAAAGIIVGMVTMTNLGYGLTQVIGVLSMGNIWLVLILAAVTSLILGIGLPTTANYIVMAALVAPVIANLAGDVGIVVPMVAIHLFVFYFGILADDTPPVGLAAYAASAISRADPVRTGVQAFAYDLRTAILPFMFFFNPALLLYEVENWYRGAWVIFTATVGILAFVAAVQGYLVTWMRWYERLLVLGCALLLIKPDLMTDVPGLALLALVFLYHRHRSIAGGGPSAPFGRGSYPAKSGAAGRLRNEEC from the coding sequence ATGGCCGAACCGCCAACCGATAACGAGACCGGCAAGGCGACCGACGAGGATCTCGCCGAGGCCCAGCGCATCGTCAAGGCCAGCGAATTCGGCGCGCGAGTGCCGCGGTGGGCGTGGCAGCGATGGCTGCTGGTCCTGGTCGCGGTCGGCTGGAGCCTGTTCCAGCTTTACGCCACCTACTCCGGTGCGCTGAGTCCGCAGAAGCTGGGCGCCATTCACCTGGCCTTCGGCTTCGCGCTGGCATTTCTCGCCTACCCGGCCAAGCACGGTTCCACCCAGCGCATCCCTTGGTACGATTGGCTGCTTGCCATCGTCGGGGTCGCCACCGCGCTGTACATCGTGGTCAATTACTACAACCTGATCGCGGTGCAGGGTGGCCTGCCGATTACCCGCGACGTATGGATGGGCTCGGCGCTGCTGATCGCGCTGACGCTCGCGGCCTCGCGCATCGTCGGCATCGCCCTGCCGATCATCGCCGGCATCGTCGTGCTGTATGGTATCACCGGCCCCGCCGGCATCATTCCGCTGACGCCGCCCGACGTCATCTTCCTGCACAACGGTTACGACTGGCGGCAGATCATCCAGCAGCTCTACATCACCACCGAGGGCATCTGGGGCACGCCGATCCAGGTGTCGGCGTCGTTCGTGTTCCTGTTCGTGCTGTTCGGCGCGCTATTGGATCGAGCCGGCGCTGGGCAGTACTTCGTGGATCTCGCCTACAGCGGCCTGGGCACCTACCGCGGCGGCCCGGCCAAGGCGGCGGTGGTGGCGAGCCTGCTGACCGGTGTGGTATCCGGTTCGTCGACGGCGAACACGGTGACCACCGGCACCTTCACCATTCCGCTGATGAAGAGGCTCGGTTATCCGGGTGTGAAGGCCGGCGCCACCGAGTGCGCGGCCTCGACCAACGGCCAGTTGATGCCGCCGATCATGGGCGCGGCGGCCTTCATCATGGCGACGTTTCTCAACATGCCGTACTCCCAACTGATTATCTATGCCATCGTACCGGCGCTGCTCTCCTACCTGGCATTGCTGTTCACCGTGCACCTGGAGGCGCTCAAGCTCAATCTGGCCGGCATGCCCCGGGCCGAGCTGCCGCCGTTCTGGCCGACCTTCATCAAGGGGGTGCACTACCTGATTCCGGTGGCGTTCCTGCTCTATGAGCTCATGTGGGTCCAGCTCACCCCGGAGCGCAGTGCGCTCAATGCGCTGTTCGTGTTGATCGCATTGATTCTGGTCCAGGAAGCCTGGCGCGGCGTGCGCGGAAATGGCGCCTCGGGCTTGGCCGCCGGGCTATGGAAGGGCGGCAAGGCGGTCTTCCAGGGGTTGGAGATGGGGGCGCGCAACATGACCACCATCGCCATTGCCACCGCGGCTGCCGGCATCATCGTGGGAATGGTCACCATGACCAACCTGGGCTACGGCCTGACTCAGGTCATCGGTGTGCTCTCCATGGGCAACATCTGGCTGGTGCTGATCCTCGCGGCGGTGACCTCGCTGATTCTGGGCATCGGCCTGCCCACCACCGCCAACTACATCGTGATGGCGGCGCTGGTGGCGCCGGTGATCGCCAACCTGGCCGGCGATGTCGGCATCGTCGTGCCGATGGTGGCCATTCATCTGTTCGTGTTCTACTTCGGCATCCTCGCCGACGACACGCCGCCGGTGGGGCTGGCGGCCTACGCGGCCTCGGCCATCTCCCGGGCCGATCCGGTACGCACCGGGGTCCAGGCATTCGCCTACGATCTGCGCACGGCCATTCTGCCGTTCATGTTCTTCTTCAATCCGGCGTTGCTGCTCTACGAGGTGGAGAACTGGTATCGAGGGGCCTGGGTGATCTTCACGGCAACGGTGGGCATTCTGGCCTTCGTCGCGGCCGTTCAGGGCTACCTGGTGACCTGGATGCGCTGGTACGAACGCCTGCTGGTGCTGGGCTGCGCCCTGCTGCTGATCAAGCCCGACCTGATGACCGACGTTCCCGGCCTGGCGCTTCTGGCGCTGGTTTTCCTCTATCACCGCCATCGTTCCATCGCCGGGGGCGGCCCTTCGGCGCCATTCGGCCGGGGCAGCTATCCGGCCAAGTCGGGTGCCGCGGGACGCTTGCGCAACGAGGAGTGTTAG